A single window of Pontibacillus chungwhensis DNA harbors:
- a CDS encoding quinone oxidoreductase family protein: MKKIEVRRFGGPEVMCVVEADLPEINEDEVLIKVNKASVNFADIKKRKGSGTQGVFPFTPGLDAMGVVVEKGQNVSKIEIGQRVIAFPKEGSYAEYVVASETLTYKVPNRLNDETAAACPTVGILAYKLLHDIARLRLGERVLIHAAAGGVGTTAIGLAKQMGARTIVGVVGHKDKLEIAYQAGADHVFLNDRFSEEVITRMGGVDVVLDSVGGKVSKESLNCLAHYGRLVQFGNAGGHTGQFQTSQLHKSCRSILGYSLGTTRQERPETIRGAAHEVLRLLETKQLHIPVSKQYSLEEIRDAHAWVESRRSIGKLVINVNR; this comes from the coding sequence GTGAAGAAGATTGAAGTAAGAAGGTTTGGTGGACCTGAAGTTATGTGCGTAGTTGAAGCGGACCTACCTGAGATCAATGAAGATGAAGTGCTGATAAAAGTAAACAAGGCGAGTGTGAACTTCGCCGATATCAAGAAGCGAAAGGGAAGCGGGACGCAGGGTGTCTTTCCATTTACTCCTGGATTAGATGCGATGGGGGTAGTCGTTGAAAAGGGGCAGAACGTTTCGAAAATCGAAATTGGGCAACGGGTCATTGCGTTTCCGAAAGAAGGTTCATATGCGGAATATGTTGTGGCTAGTGAAACGTTGACGTATAAGGTTCCTAATCGCTTAAACGATGAGACGGCTGCTGCTTGTCCGACTGTTGGTATTCTTGCTTATAAGTTGTTACATGACATTGCTCGCTTACGGTTAGGGGAACGGGTTCTCATTCATGCTGCAGCAGGTGGTGTTGGCACAACGGCCATAGGGTTAGCGAAACAGATGGGAGCGCGAACGATTGTTGGAGTGGTTGGCCATAAGGATAAATTAGAAATAGCCTATCAAGCAGGGGCAGATCATGTTTTTCTTAACGATCGATTTAGTGAAGAGGTCATCACTAGAATGGGAGGAGTGGATGTGGTCTTAGACTCAGTGGGAGGGAAAGTTTCTAAAGAAAGCTTGAATTGTCTCGCTCACTATGGAAGGTTAGTTCAATTTGGAAATGCTGGTGGACACACTGGTCAATTCCAAACGAGTCAGTTACATAAAAGCTGCCGATCTATATTAGGTTATAGTCTAGGTACCACCAGACAAGAAAGACCGGAAACTATTAGGGGGGCAGCACACGAAGTACTTAGGTTGCTTGAGACCAAACAATTACATATACCTGTAAGCAAACAATATTCGCTTGAAGAGATAAGGGATGCCCATGCGTGGGTTGAGTCCCGTAGAAGCATAGGCAAACTGGTGATAAATGTAAATAGATGA
- a CDS encoding PadR family transcriptional regulator → MARSDTLEAGELTDTSFYILLSLTEARHGYLIMQRIEELTNGKVSIGPASLYTTIKKLLSGGFIEQQGEGTGKRKTYIATERGIHLLKKDMERRENILAHARLVLNEEGEQ, encoded by the coding sequence ATGGCAAGAAGCGATACCCTTGAAGCTGGTGAACTGACAGATACCTCTTTCTATATATTACTTTCTCTTACAGAAGCGAGGCATGGCTATTTAATCATGCAGAGGATTGAAGAACTCACGAATGGAAAAGTATCTATTGGTCCTGCATCTTTGTATACCACGATTAAGAAATTGCTTTCTGGCGGATTCATTGAACAACAAGGTGAAGGTACAGGAAAGCGTAAAACGTATATCGCGACAGAGCGAGGAATCCATTTATTAAAGAAAGATATGGAACGCCGAGAGAATATTCTCGCACATGCGAGATTGGTTCTGAATGAGGAAGGAGAACAATAA
- a CDS encoding glycoside hydrolase family 31 protein, translated as MRNSKTVRTLATASLATSLLIPVATPSHVLAVADVYPEKELNKEAVEKQKLQVQEVQKVENGVQLTLSNNYQAFIRLKAVDLAKVSILKQGEKNEDTAAINKTDWDTPSFHLEENETSITLSTDEITVSIHKEPFGVKFMDSEGNVINQDSMKYGSGYENGKPYVFKDTSKNEDFYGFGEQAGKLNKRGESIGMWNNDAYDYSKDTKYLYTTVPFFIGLKDEKAYGIFFDNSHRSYYEMASESDDYYYFYANDGQLTYYFAYGPEIQDVVNRYTELTGSMQRPPKWSLGLHQSKWGYKTADEIKNIVDTYREKDIPLDAVHLDIDHMNGFRNFTWGEDFTNDPKAFNDYLESKGVSSVAVSDPGIKKDPGYYMYDEGTENGYWATNPDGSAYVGEVWPGESVFPDFARKEVQDWWAESHATIMDAGVDGIWNDMNEPAVFDTATKTQPLDVQYGDMDHAEFHNMFAHYEAEATDQAFDVNKNNTRPFILTRDMYAGSQRYATLWTGDNASTWEALQMSTPMNNNVGLSGIPFVGNDIGGFAKRPSGELFARWLQMGMFNPFSRIHADNGSTVAFDTEAKDIPGQEPWQYGQKVEDISKKYIEMRYKLMPYLYNTFIQASMDGTPIQQPLVYQFQKDENTHDIDQQFMFGESLMVAPIVEKGATSKEVYLPKDEKWIDYWTGEEYKGGQTITKEADLSTIPLYVKKDSIIPKRNVQQYTGEKPLENLILDTYVEDQSNYTFIEDDGSTEDYQDGEFNKTQFHVQKQNKFLYTFNQDKKVESYNSELTSYTVKLHNVMKPHYIRKGDKFYQEVSSSQDVKETQESYYYDEDNHILYTNIPSGEEKEVKMLVDGTDKSQPLEKKIEKFHNEDTKLENKLSKGNKKEKALEKLKQVSQSKKLRMAQQIEKASNK; from the coding sequence TTGCGTAATTCAAAAACAGTTCGAACATTAGCCACAGCCAGTTTGGCAACCAGCTTACTCATCCCTGTAGCCACTCCTTCCCACGTATTAGCTGTTGCAGATGTTTACCCAGAAAAGGAACTAAACAAGGAAGCCGTTGAAAAGCAAAAATTACAAGTCCAAGAGGTTCAGAAAGTAGAAAATGGTGTTCAACTGACACTTTCGAATAATTACCAAGCCTTCATCCGATTAAAAGCCGTCGACCTGGCGAAGGTTTCAATCCTAAAGCAAGGTGAGAAGAACGAGGATACAGCTGCTATTAATAAAACTGATTGGGATACTCCTTCTTTCCATCTTGAAGAGAACGAAACAAGTATTACTCTTTCCACAGATGAGATCACTGTAAGTATCCATAAAGAACCGTTTGGTGTTAAATTTATGGACTCAGAAGGAAACGTTATTAATCAAGATAGCATGAAGTATGGATCAGGATATGAAAATGGAAAACCATACGTATTCAAAGACACAAGTAAAAATGAAGATTTCTATGGATTTGGAGAACAAGCCGGTAAGCTTAATAAACGCGGAGAGAGCATTGGGATGTGGAATAACGATGCTTATGATTATAGTAAAGACACGAAATACTTATATACAACGGTCCCATTCTTTATTGGATTAAAAGATGAAAAAGCGTACGGGATCTTCTTCGACAACAGCCATCGCTCTTATTACGAAATGGCAAGCGAAAGCGATGATTACTATTACTTTTATGCAAATGATGGGCAATTAACCTATTACTTTGCCTACGGACCTGAAATTCAAGATGTTGTAAACCGTTACACAGAGCTCACAGGATCTATGCAACGCCCTCCTAAATGGTCTTTAGGTTTACACCAGAGTAAGTGGGGATACAAAACCGCGGATGAAATTAAAAACATTGTTGATACATACCGCGAGAAAGATATTCCTCTAGATGCTGTTCATTTAGATATTGATCATATGAATGGTTTTCGTAACTTTACATGGGGAGAAGACTTCACTAATGATCCTAAAGCATTCAATGATTACCTTGAGAGCAAAGGGGTAAGTTCCGTTGCTGTAAGTGATCCTGGTATTAAGAAAGACCCTGGGTATTACATGTATGACGAAGGTACAGAAAATGGATACTGGGCGACAAACCCGGATGGAAGTGCCTATGTGGGTGAAGTTTGGCCAGGAGAGTCTGTATTTCCGGATTTTGCCCGTAAAGAAGTTCAAGATTGGTGGGCTGAGAGCCATGCAACAATCATGGATGCAGGTGTAGACGGAATTTGGAACGACATGAACGAACCAGCAGTATTTGATACAGCAACGAAAACCCAACCACTTGATGTTCAATATGGAGATATGGATCATGCTGAATTTCATAATATGTTTGCCCACTACGAAGCTGAAGCGACTGATCAAGCCTTCGATGTGAACAAGAATAATACTCGCCCATTTATATTAACACGTGATATGTACGCTGGCTCTCAGCGCTACGCTACTCTATGGACAGGCGATAACGCAAGTACGTGGGAAGCTTTACAAATGTCTACTCCTATGAACAACAACGTAGGCCTTTCAGGAATTCCTTTCGTAGGAAATGATATCGGTGGATTTGCGAAGCGCCCTTCTGGTGAGCTATTTGCTCGTTGGCTTCAAATGGGAATGTTTAACCCGTTCTCCCGCATTCACGCAGATAATGGCAGTACCGTTGCCTTTGATACTGAAGCGAAGGATATACCAGGTCAAGAACCGTGGCAATATGGTCAAAAAGTCGAAGATATTAGCAAGAAATACATCGAAATGCGTTATAAACTTATGCCATACCTTTACAATACATTTATACAAGCAAGTATGGATGGTACGCCAATTCAACAGCCACTTGTCTATCAATTCCAAAAAGATGAAAACACCCATGATATTGATCAACAGTTTATGTTCGGTGAATCACTAATGGTAGCACCGATCGTTGAAAAAGGCGCTACTTCTAAAGAAGTTTATCTTCCAAAAGACGAAAAATGGATTGATTACTGGACAGGCGAAGAATATAAAGGTGGTCAAACCATAACAAAAGAGGCTGACTTGTCTACCATTCCACTTTACGTTAAGAAAGATTCGATTATCCCAAAACGTAACGTTCAGCAGTATACAGGTGAGAAACCTCTTGAAAATCTAATCCTTGATACGTATGTCGAGGATCAATCAAACTACACATTCATTGAAGATGACGGAAGCACAGAAGATTATCAAGATGGCGAATTTAATAAAACACAGTTCCATGTCCAGAAACAGAATAAATTCTTATATACATTTAACCAGGATAAGAAAGTCGAGAGCTATAACTCCGAGCTAACTTCATACACTGTGAAGTTACACAATGTAATGAAACCACATTACATTCGAAAAGGTGATAAATTCTATCAAGAAGTAAGTAGCAGTCAAGACGTGAAGGAGACACAAGAATCCTATTACTATGATGAAGATAATCATATACTATATACAAATATCCCTTCAGGTGAGGAAAAAGAAGTTAAAATGCTCGTTGATGGTACTGATAAATCCCAACCACTCGAGAAGAAGATCGAGAAGTTCCATAATGAAGATACCAAGTTAGAGAATAAGCTCAGCAAAGGTAATAAAAAAGAAAAAGCTCTAGAAAAACTTAAGCAAGTTTCCCAAAGCAAGAAATTAAGAATGGCTCAACAAATCGAGAAAGCTTCAAACAAATAA
- a CDS encoding DUF2812 domain-containing protein: protein MSKQVFKLFPAWKDDQEENWLSEMAQDGWRLSSYRLGIYSFEPSSSIEEVYRLDYKGSSDRDLEDYKSLFEDAGWEHVTRFHGWHYFRKPLSDGQDTSVIYTDQASEGAKYKQLLTLLLPLFLLIIGSVTSLQAQPGYTFVSIIKWIFFSLIAFYIYAMLRVYIKMKKVQKTQL from the coding sequence ATGAGCAAGCAAGTATTTAAACTATTTCCAGCATGGAAAGATGATCAAGAAGAAAATTGGTTAAGCGAGATGGCTCAAGATGGATGGAGATTGTCTTCTTATAGGTTAGGTATATATTCTTTTGAACCATCTTCTTCAATCGAAGAAGTCTATAGGCTAGATTATAAAGGGAGTTCAGACCGAGATTTAGAAGATTATAAATCTTTATTTGAAGATGCAGGATGGGAGCATGTCACCCGCTTCCACGGTTGGCACTATTTTCGAAAACCACTATCAGATGGTCAAGATACCTCTGTTATTTACACAGACCAGGCCTCAGAAGGGGCTAAATACAAACAGTTGCTAACTTTATTGCTTCCGTTATTTCTCTTAATCATAGGTAGCGTTACATCTCTTCAAGCTCAACCTGGTTATACGTTCGTCTCAATTATAAAATGGATCTTCTTTTCTCTAATTGCTTTTTACATTTATGCCATGTTAAGGGTTTATATCAAAATGAAGAAAGTTCAGAAAACACAACTATAA
- a CDS encoding N-acetylmuramoyl-L-alanine amidase → MNYKKIMTSTALGVTLLLNPIMNVAAETGTVDVNTTLNVRETPTDGTIIGSLQDNSEVQILERQEGWAKVQFGDLIGWSSLNFIEETEDLGKVSFNKVFNIYESPDTSTKIGAAKPTSMDVLEQRGDWYRVHTYLGNTWVKKETTQYIGEVSFSENFNIYESPDKSTKIGVAKPVTMDVLEQRGDWYKVNTYLGPSWVYKGQSEQDFETIRNGTVVADYLNVRSEPTLRGSLKDQITEGTTVSILQTEGVWYYIGYGSSKGWVHSDYISNESTQGMITADVLNIRSAPGESVKDQIPYGTKVMITKYSGEWAYVSYEGSEGWAHTDYIQETSNGQLLEGKRIILDPGHGGYDNGALAIDDKTQEEDINLEYSKELQQELESMGATVILTRDSDVYVELDDRAAMSEEHNADIFLSIHANTIADASVSGSELFYNTTPCDIQEDWCDEGEQNDYPEKSKDLATSIWSEIKGVFGESPRGIDGSNHYRVNRKNTVPSVLIEIGFLSNWSDLSNIKDEAHKEKFVKNLVNGIVNYF, encoded by the coding sequence ATGAACTACAAAAAGATTATGACATCAACAGCACTGGGCGTTACCTTGTTATTAAACCCTATCATGAATGTTGCAGCAGAAACGGGAACGGTAGATGTGAATACGACCTTAAACGTACGAGAGACCCCAACTGACGGAACAATTATTGGATCCTTACAAGATAACAGCGAGGTTCAAATACTTGAACGGCAGGAAGGTTGGGCAAAGGTTCAGTTTGGAGATTTAATCGGATGGTCAAGCTTAAATTTTATCGAAGAAACTGAGGACCTTGGGAAAGTAAGTTTTAATAAAGTCTTTAATATCTATGAGAGTCCAGACACATCAACTAAAATTGGCGCAGCGAAGCCTACTAGTATGGACGTCCTTGAACAAAGGGGCGATTGGTACAGAGTACATACTTACCTCGGTAACACCTGGGTTAAGAAAGAAACGACCCAGTACATTGGTGAAGTATCATTTTCAGAAAACTTCAACATTTATGAGTCACCTGATAAAAGTACAAAAATAGGTGTAGCCAAACCTGTTACAATGGACGTTTTGGAGCAAAGAGGCGATTGGTATAAAGTAAACACGTATTTAGGTCCTTCGTGGGTTTATAAGGGTCAAAGCGAACAAGATTTTGAAACGATCAGAAATGGAACGGTTGTAGCAGATTATCTTAACGTAAGGTCTGAGCCCACACTTCGTGGCTCCTTGAAAGATCAAATTACGGAAGGGACGACTGTGTCCATTCTTCAAACAGAAGGTGTATGGTACTATATCGGGTACGGAAGCTCAAAAGGTTGGGTTCATTCCGATTACATTTCAAATGAAAGTACGCAGGGCATGATTACAGCCGATGTACTAAACATTCGGAGTGCACCGGGTGAATCTGTGAAAGATCAGATTCCTTATGGTACTAAAGTGATGATAACGAAATACAGCGGTGAATGGGCTTATGTTTCCTATGAAGGAAGTGAAGGTTGGGCTCATACCGACTACATACAAGAAACTTCTAATGGTCAATTGTTAGAAGGAAAACGAATTATTCTAGATCCTGGTCATGGAGGGTATGACAACGGAGCTCTAGCAATCGATGATAAGACCCAGGAAGAGGATATTAATCTTGAGTATTCGAAAGAATTACAACAAGAACTTGAATCAATGGGTGCTACCGTCATCTTAACCCGGGATTCAGATGTATATGTAGAACTAGATGACCGTGCAGCGATGTCAGAAGAACATAATGCCGATATCTTTCTGTCCATTCATGCGAATACGATTGCAGACGCTTCTGTAAGTGGGTCAGAGTTGTTTTACAATACAACTCCTTGTGACATCCAAGAGGATTGGTGTGATGAAGGGGAACAAAATGACTACCCGGAAAAAAGCAAAGACTTAGCGACCTCTATTTGGTCAGAAATTAAAGGAGTATTCGGGGAGAGCCCTCGTGGAATCGATGGATCAAATCATTACCGGGTAAACCGAAAGAATACAGTTCCTTCTGTATTAATTGAAATAGGTTTCCTGTCTAATTGGTCTGATCTATCAAATATTAAAGATGAGGCTCATAAAGAAAAGTTTGTAAAGAATCTGGTTAACGGGATCGTGAACTATTTCTAG
- a CDS encoding VOC family protein encodes MEFNDFTAVQVRVARPTDQFEEVVGFYEKGIGLRRLTEFSGHNGYHGVILGLPGLSYHLEFTKHDDGSPCKAPTQDNLLVFYIPSEEEISKVTARLGEMGYAEVEPENPYWREKGKTIEDPDGWRVVLMNTNGI; translated from the coding sequence ATGGAATTTAATGATTTCACAGCTGTGCAAGTAAGAGTGGCTCGTCCAACAGATCAATTTGAAGAGGTTGTAGGTTTTTATGAGAAAGGGATTGGGCTGAGGCGCTTAACCGAATTCTCCGGACATAATGGGTACCATGGAGTTATCCTCGGACTACCAGGCTTATCCTATCATTTAGAATTCACTAAACATGATGACGGAAGTCCTTGTAAAGCTCCTACTCAGGATAATTTACTTGTTTTTTATATCCCTTCTGAAGAAGAGATCAGTAAGGTAACGGCACGACTCGGTGAAATGGGCTATGCGGAAGTAGAACCTGAGAATCCTTATTGGAGGGAGAAAGGAAAAACGATTGAAGACCCGGACGGGTGGCGTGTAGTGCTTATGAATACAAATGGAATTTAA
- a CDS encoding HD domain-containing phosphohydrolase: MNEYLTSLDRPIEAVRYAGLTVKLLSTGDGTEVIHHTLQEGSRWSMQPQEGWTASESIFITSGSLKVTVDEETKVLSTGDVVSASPIKQGLVFLALEETEFIYISSQPVFQFFSEIVRKNQELAIEVALKDGYTAEHCKRIMQMSMLIGERMELSPGDMCTLNYASYLHDVGKIMIPKSILLKEGPLSEEEWEEMKRHCTYGKELLEATDSPYMRASGTIVEQHHERFDGKGYPNGLQRDEISPLAYIVSVVDAFDAMTTDRPYRKAMSVENAIEELNENAGTMFHPEVVKIFIDLIPEWSKMKQGV; this comes from the coding sequence TTGAACGAATACCTTACATCCTTAGATAGACCTATTGAAGCAGTCCGCTATGCAGGGCTTACTGTTAAGTTGCTTTCTACAGGTGATGGAACAGAAGTAATTCATCATACTTTACAAGAAGGTTCAAGATGGTCTATGCAGCCCCAAGAAGGTTGGACAGCCTCTGAGAGTATTTTCATCACTAGTGGGTCATTGAAGGTAACGGTAGATGAGGAGACAAAAGTGCTATCGACTGGTGACGTGGTGTCTGCTTCTCCTATAAAACAAGGTCTTGTATTTCTAGCTTTAGAAGAGACAGAATTTATTTATATATCTTCTCAACCTGTTTTTCAGTTTTTCTCTGAAATCGTAAGGAAAAATCAAGAATTAGCGATCGAAGTAGCGCTTAAAGATGGGTATACGGCGGAGCATTGTAAACGGATAATGCAAATGTCAATGCTTATTGGAGAGAGGATGGAGCTTTCCCCGGGCGATATGTGTACCCTTAATTATGCCTCTTATTTGCATGATGTTGGTAAAATTATGATTCCTAAGTCCATCCTCTTAAAAGAAGGGCCCTTATCGGAAGAAGAATGGGAAGAAATGAAACGGCACTGTACATATGGAAAAGAATTATTGGAAGCGACAGATAGCCCCTATATGAGGGCTTCTGGTACAATCGTGGAACAGCATCACGAACGTTTTGATGGCAAAGGATACCCCAATGGTTTACAAAGAGATGAGATTTCTCCACTGGCGTATATAGTTAGCGTAGTAGATGCCTTTGATGCTATGACAACCGATCGTCCATACCGTAAAGCGATGTCGGTGGAAAATGCTATTGAAGAATTAAATGAAAATGCAGGGACAATGTTTCATCCAGAAGTTGTAAAAATATTTATTGATTTAATTCCAGAATGGAGTAAAATGAAACAAGGGGTGTAA
- a CDS encoding BCCT family transporter: MKSVTAVFWYAVTVCSLFVLWGVFAPGNLETVSSQATAFISKRFGWYYLLLFAVIFLFCVYLTFSKFGKLKLGAEDDQPSFSLPTWFAMLFSAGMGMGMVFWTTSEPISHAFKSSPHAELGSDLAIKESLQYSYFHWGVSAWAIYGIVALVLAYFKFHKGYPGLISATLIPLLGEQRMRGMLGKLIDTLAVFATVVGVAATLGFGSAQINEGLSFLFQAPSNYRVQMIILGISTILFIISAYSGIHKGIKYLSNINMGLGFALLILLFIVGPTLHILNMFTNSLGNYLTNFVDMSFRIAPLNEESRGWINSWTIFYWAWWISWSPFVGIFIARISKGRTLREFMAGVLIVPSLVCFVFFAVFGVSALELEQSGVAEISQYALETATFGMLQHYPLGTLMSFITVFVIAIFFITSADSATFVLGMLTSNGSLEPSSMVKIVWGIMLSFVAGIIVYFGGTQGLQNVLIITALPFSVVLLLMCGSFYKAVNLEFKRGTQLKERKKWKEEVATSASE; the protein is encoded by the coding sequence ATGAAGAGCGTAACAGCGGTATTCTGGTATGCCGTCACGGTTTGTAGCTTGTTTGTATTATGGGGTGTTTTCGCACCGGGGAATTTAGAAACAGTATCAAGTCAGGCTACTGCATTTATTTCGAAACGGTTTGGTTGGTATTACCTTTTACTATTTGCAGTTATTTTTCTATTTTGTGTTTATTTGACTTTCTCAAAGTTTGGGAAATTAAAGCTTGGGGCAGAAGATGATCAACCGAGTTTTAGCTTACCAACATGGTTTGCCATGCTTTTTAGTGCAGGTATGGGAATGGGGATGGTATTTTGGACGACCTCTGAACCGATCTCACATGCATTTAAGAGTTCACCACATGCTGAACTTGGTTCTGATTTAGCAATTAAAGAATCACTTCAGTATTCCTACTTTCATTGGGGAGTATCTGCTTGGGCCATTTACGGTATTGTGGCGCTTGTGTTAGCTTATTTCAAATTTCATAAAGGGTATCCAGGGCTAATTAGTGCTACACTTATTCCGCTTCTAGGTGAGCAAAGAATGAGAGGAATGCTCGGTAAATTAATTGATACGTTAGCTGTGTTTGCAACCGTTGTTGGTGTTGCCGCTACATTAGGATTCGGATCGGCACAAATCAATGAGGGGCTATCATTTTTATTTCAGGCACCGTCTAACTACCGTGTGCAAATGATTATTTTAGGTATTTCTACCATTTTATTTATCATTTCTGCTTATTCAGGAATACATAAAGGAATTAAATACTTAAGTAATATTAACATGGGTCTTGGCTTCGCGCTTTTAATTCTATTGTTTATCGTTGGACCTACCTTACATATATTGAATATGTTCACAAATTCGCTAGGGAATTATCTTACCAACTTTGTAGATATGAGCTTTCGGATTGCACCTCTAAACGAGGAGAGCCGAGGATGGATTAATTCATGGACCATTTTCTATTGGGCATGGTGGATTTCCTGGTCACCGTTTGTTGGAATCTTTATTGCTCGTATCTCGAAAGGGAGAACATTGAGAGAGTTTATGGCAGGCGTGTTAATAGTGCCTTCATTAGTATGTTTTGTCTTCTTTGCAGTATTTGGTGTGTCCGCTCTTGAATTAGAGCAGAGTGGCGTAGCTGAGATCTCTCAATATGCATTAGAAACAGCTACCTTTGGGATGCTGCAGCATTACCCTCTTGGTACGTTAATGTCATTCATAACCGTATTTGTCATTGCGATATTTTTCATTACATCAGCAGACTCCGCTACTTTTGTATTAGGAATGTTAACTTCAAATGGTTCTCTAGAACCTTCAAGCATGGTGAAGATTGTTTGGGGGATTATGCTTTCATTTGTTGCAGGGATTATTGTTTATTTCGGAGGTACGCAAGGGTTGCAAAATGTTTTAATCATCACAGCCCTCCCATTTTCAGTTGTTCTCCTTCTGATGTGCGGTTCCTTCTATAAAGCTGTGAATTTAGAATTTAAAAGGGGTACTCAATTAAAGGAAAGAAAAAAGTGGAAGGAAGAAGTAGCTACGTCGGCTTCTGAGTAA
- a CDS encoding AbrB family transcriptional regulator → MTLLKTYIIASIGSLLFYFFQLPLPWVLGAVFALLLYKVTVAASLDSSPILKQVSFALLGIQLGSAFTKGTFTEIGPYLFPYLLFSILLISISLLNGYLVSKWSNVQKDTSMLATIPGGLSASIALSDALESNTVLVTIFHTIRLMAVLFIIPFIATHFLSGGDSSGSFSLPDASEGAWYTLIIYIACFFLARKLNNKIPAALVIVPMILVGTLQSIGMPMYILPSFLFVLAQVTLGVDLGHKVSVKDIRKAGKYCLIYFGLSLWLILLSFGFGYLFSKWMGVSFATGVLSVAPGGLLEMALTAQSVGGDPAIVSSLQLVRLLIVVMIVPIGLKWFLEKRSYS, encoded by the coding sequence ATGACCCTATTAAAAACATATATAATCGCTTCCATTGGAAGTTTACTATTTTATTTCTTTCAACTGCCTCTTCCCTGGGTGCTCGGTGCAGTTTTTGCGCTTTTACTTTATAAAGTGACTGTTGCCGCATCTTTAGATTCTTCACCGATATTAAAGCAAGTAAGTTTTGCTTTACTAGGAATCCAGCTTGGGTCAGCCTTTACGAAGGGGACATTTACGGAGATTGGTCCGTACTTGTTCCCTTATTTGTTGTTTTCTATTTTGCTCATCTCAATCAGTCTTTTAAACGGATATTTGGTTTCGAAGTGGAGTAATGTGCAAAAGGATACATCGATGCTTGCGACTATACCAGGTGGATTATCTGCATCCATTGCACTAAGTGATGCTCTAGAAAGCAATACCGTTTTGGTCACCATTTTTCATACGATTCGCCTAATGGCTGTCCTTTTTATTATTCCCTTTATAGCAACTCATTTCCTCTCTGGAGGGGATTCGAGTGGTTCGTTCTCATTACCTGATGCTAGTGAAGGGGCATGGTACACATTAATCATTTATATCGCTTGTTTCTTCCTCGCTCGAAAATTAAATAATAAAATTCCGGCAGCCTTAGTTATTGTGCCTATGATCCTAGTAGGAACCCTTCAATCAATTGGAATGCCGATGTACATTCTTCCATCCTTCCTTTTCGTATTAGCTCAAGTAACGCTCGGGGTCGACCTTGGTCATAAAGTATCAGTTAAGGATATAAGAAAAGCGGGGAAGTATTGTCTTATTTACTTCGGGTTATCCTTATGGCTTATTCTCTTATCGTTTGGTTTTGGTTACCTCTTCAGTAAATGGATGGGGGTAAGTTTTGCGACAGGCGTATTGAGTGTGGCTCCAGGAGGGTTATTGGAGATGGCATTAACCGCTCAGAGTGTAGGTGGGGACCCGGCTATTGTAAGCTCCCTTCAACTGGTTCGACTTCTAATTGTTGTTATGATCGTGCCGATAGGGTTGAAATGGTTTCTTGAGAAGAGGTCCTATAGTTGA
- a CDS encoding DUF2812 domain-containing protein — protein sequence MRKTKYIASGGLAFSEEEDMKKLSSLSEEGWIAKKLAPFGYVCKRGESKSLQYAVDYRKDADDEYFAYFEEAGWTHVSTAVNYIHLFSAPEGTTPIYTDKPSTIEKYEAEKRVMGRAALPTLLITIALFMLYPLSDLNWMADIFGEVGIVLGYVSMIVLVFTGMPYLGFRRKVHKLRKS from the coding sequence ATGAGGAAAACAAAATATATTGCAAGCGGCGGCCTTGCCTTTTCCGAAGAAGAAGACATGAAAAAACTATCTTCTCTTTCTGAAGAAGGTTGGATTGCTAAGAAGTTAGCTCCATTTGGTTATGTGTGTAAGCGCGGCGAGTCAAAATCGCTTCAGTATGCTGTTGATTATCGAAAAGATGCAGATGATGAATACTTTGCCTACTTTGAAGAAGCTGGATGGACTCATGTTTCAACAGCCGTTAATTACATTCATTTATTTAGCGCTCCTGAAGGGACAACCCCTATCTATACGGACAAACCATCAACCATTGAGAAATACGAAGCAGAGAAAAGAGTCATGGGAAGGGCAGCTTTACCTACATTGCTCATCACGATCGCTCTCTTTATGCTATACCCATTAAGTGATTTAAATTGGATGGCCGATATATTCGGTGAAGTTGGCATTGTTTTAGGCTACGTATCTATGATTGTGCTCGTTTTTACAGGAATGCCTTATCTTGGTTTTAGAAGAAAAGTTCATAAACTACGAAAATCTTAA